AAGGCCATCGTCGTTTTGTTGCTTCACCACAAAGAAAGTGGATCCGAAGCAGGAGAAATGCGAGAGCTCCTGAAGGAATAGAAGCTTGGCCTGGTCCTCTGTCAAATGGTCGCGGTGAAGTTTTGGCAGGATCTGCTGCCTCCATTCGGCCACCGTTTGCAGGGGTATCAGATCTTCTGGTATTAAACGAGGGAGCACCTCTGGCAGCCTTTGCAAGCTAACCTCATGATCCGCACTGTACACAAGACCCGCGAGTTGCGAGGCCTGCTCGCAATCGATGGGATAGTAGCCCTTCAGGTATTTGTGCAGCTCCTGGGGATAGCTAAAGATCACATCTCCATTCAGGTCCTCACCAGGAAGATTGTTCAACCACAACTTTCGCATAAAGTGCAGCTGGTAGTGGCCTTCGGAAATGGAGCGTACGGTCTTCTGCTGCCTCAGCCAGAAGATGAGTTGGGTGATGAAATCAAATACGAAGTCCTCCTCCGGCATGGCATAAACCCGGTCGCCTGTCTTCAGGAAAATACTATAGCCCACCGGTGATTTGAGCTCCAATCGATGGGCTATCTCTCCTATGAGCTCTGCTCCCCGAGTATGCGATTCAATCTCGAAGGCTTCGACTGTCTCGTCGGGAAAGTATATCTTGTGGTAGATGTGCAGGCACCGCTGTTGAATGCCCTCCACCTCGATGAGATGGGGAGCCTGTTTCCGTTGACCCTGGGCCAAAGATCGCTTCAATCGCTTGAGACATGCGTCTGCGAGAGCATCGGCTCGCATGCGCAGCAAGATGATCAGCTCCCTCATAATCAGGACACTAGGAGCCACCAGACCAGTGGCCAAGTAGAGCAGGTCCCAGCCCCGCTTCTCGCTCTCCACGGAGGGATTATCGCTGAGCTGCTTCATCAGCTGGCAGTAGAGTTCGTCACATAGGAGAGGATGCAGCAGAGCGGGCTGGAAGATGAGGTCCGTGTTCACTGGTAGATTGCTCCTGGCTATGTCGCCCATGTACTGTTTGAAAGGGAAGTGTAGGTTGACAGAAGAAACCTTTATTCTTCATGACTTACCTTCAAAATGTGATGATGAATAACCAAAGCTTGTTGGAAAAGAGGCGGCACTTTAACCACAGCTTTTAGGAGAGGAGCCTTCAATGGTTCAGGCGAAAACTTTGAGAGGGAAGCCTTATCAGAGCTataggaaaatataaatattaaatattattaaaacccacttatttatataatcttacTCTAATGGCTCCCTGAATTGCGTCTCAGCCAGCTGAGAGATGTTGTGTTGACGACGTCTTGAGTGATTGGCCCTTGGAGTTGGCTTCGGTGGCTCATCAAATCGCCCCTCCCTAAGGATTTCCTGCAGTTTTTCGCTCGGTTTGGTGAGGGTGGCCAAAACGCGAACATTTCCGGCTGCAAACTGACCCCATTGGCCATTCACACAGCCCCTGTAGAAGTCCTGGGCATTGCCATTCAATAACTGGGCACCTGTTACACCTGCCTCGAACTCGATGAGGTCACCGGGTGATAGTACCAGGAAATCCTCTTGATCTCCCTCCGTCACCTGATCCAGAGCCACACCGTAACCGGATCGCTGACGGAGATTATCCAGCATATAGTTGATCACCTCGTTGGCATCCTGAGCTGAGCTGCACTGCAGCACAAAGTTGATGTGTTGGAAGGTCATTACGTGCAGTTCATCATTGGCCTCCAAGTGGACCTTTAGCACCTCGCCGAAACTGCAGGAGGCCAGCACCTGTTCGGTTTCGTCTATGAGGAAGAGACCTGTAGAATTGATGCCCAGCATCAGTTCGTCGGTCTGGAGTTTGGGTCCCTCTTTGCGAACCACCTCAAACAGTCGGGAGTGTCGCATGGGCCAAGATAGATGGGCGAATAGGCAGATGTCCTCCTTGGCTCTCTTCTGAGCCTCCAGAAGCAGATCCTCCCGTTCCTCCCTCACATAGGAGCTCTTCTCATAGGTGGCAGCAATTAGGCGACTCCAATTCTCAACGGCACGTTCACCGGGAGCCAGGAGATCCCTGGGAACGAAGGCGGTAATCTCCGAGGGTTTCAGCCGAAGGATCTCCCCGGCTCCATGTTCTATAAAGCAGGCCAAAGCGCACACCATTGCTATGTCCTTCTCCGAACGACACCGATACTCCCCGCACTTCAAACCATTCAGGATCTGCTTGTAGATAAGCTGAGTGGCTTTCGGGTCCACCGAGGGATCATACCAGGTGGCAAACATTTCCTTGCGGAGGTACAGCTTCCACGGGGCATCCAGCTGACGTTGCTCGCACTCCGAAATGGCATCCAGGACATGCTCCCTTCCAGCTCCCAGTGGCATAAGCTTTCCGTTCAGCGACATAACCAATCCAAAGCCAAAGGTATCGGTCAGACCCAAACCCTCACATAGTTGATGCACTGCCTCCCTCGCCGTACTGGCCGCATCCACCTGGAGGCGCCTCTGATGACCGTCCATCAGGTGAATGTCCAATTTGAGCGGCTGGCGACCTCGGATGGCTTGAAGTTCGAAGAGGGAAGGTGGCTGGCAGCGAGGTCCATTCACCAGAGTCCGCTCCAAACGCTGCAGGCAGGGAGTGGCCTGCAGTTGGGCGGTTCCCTGCTTCATGAAACTGCGCAAATGAGGCTCAAAGTCGCTGCTCGGTGGAAAGCAGCTCAGGCAAAGCGAGAGGAGCAACCAGCCACGGGAATAGGAGCCTCTACTGGGATTGAGATACAGCTGCTTGCAGATCTGGGCCAGGATTTCATCTCTGCAATCGAGATAggtaaatttgatatgatttCTAATCTAAACCAATCTCTTACCTCAAGCTATCCTTGAGTATCCCGTGGCCTATAATAAAGTGCAATTTGTCTAGATGGGAACTGGGAACTTGAAGCCAGTGCTGATAGAACTCCTCGGCTTCCTTTTGACTTTGACCCACGAATTTTGGTTGACGTCTTTGGGTTTGACGCACAAACAAACGTGGCTTATAAGAACCAGAAGTATGCAATAGGGTCGATAAATCACTCATGAGGTTTTCATTATCGAACGAGTGGAAAGAAGGCGAGGAAGCCACATCCATCAAGTCGCCCATAAAGCGGAGGATGGTTAACCAAATGGCCTAAAAGAGTCGGGTAATTTGTTCTATATCTGTGAAACCTATTTACAAATACTCACCTTAGAGGCCATCTCATCCACAGGCAGCTCATGCTTTAAAAGGGATTTCTTCAGGGGCTTTCTTTCGTGCTGGGCAGTGGCTCCTCCGCAAAAATAAGTCGCCGCATACTTCAAATAACTAAAGTCGGAGGTATCGATATTATTTGGAACTGGCTTAGGCAAGCGTATTGTATCGCCCGAAGAAATGTTATTCAGTTTCCTCAAGGCAGCCTGAAAgttaaatgttaatattaaaaGGGGTATCAAATATTTGAGACATTTTTATTCACTCTCGCTAGTTTCACTCTCTTATACTATGTGCTAGCACTCAGTTTATAATTCAGCCGTATTAATTATTTCGACACCTGTAATCTGAGTGCCACTTATCGAGAGGTGCTTTGCTCGTAagcttttataaatatatactggTATGCTGCACCCGAAGATATGCCCTCGCGATAAGGACGGCGGCGATTATTTACGATCccgttttatttcatttatcatTTGGTATTTGTTTTAAACTTCTGCCGCCACCTGATAACGAATGGTATTGGCCACGCTTCAAAGAACTCGGGTCTCGCATAGGAAATTTGTTTTGCCCCAATTTAGTTGCTGACTAAAGACGACACGAAATGGATCTGCGTTCTAGGAAATGGTTTGGCCATTGGACGGAGGAAATTCTTCAAAGTTTgatcaataaaattaaattgttttggtgGCGGTGGGCAGTGTGTTTTATTTAAGTGTGCGCAAAAGATTTTTTGGCGAAGAAAAATAATGAGTATCTATTTTCTGCGAGGTCAagtataattgaatttaaagtttttagttCTAAAGGTCAAAAATATGTCCGGTTTAACCGATAGAATTTTTAGAGAAAATATTCACTGAAAAGGTAAGGAAATTGGCTCATAAATAAGCTTCCTGATAATCTCATTTAATGGTCGTATAAAACtgtacaataaaaatataaaaaaaaacaagtggaCCTCTTGAAAAATCTATGACCTTAAAATCGTTAAAGGCAAGAAgaataactatttaaattgcaaaattaataaaataatgtcaGAAATTCTCCAAGTGAAAAGAAGTATTTTGACGCGCTTACTAATAAAGTAAATAGAGTACAGAGTTTGtaaaaggttaaaatataacctgtttttttttctaagaaAAAGCTTCCAGAATTTTTCTATAATAAACAGATATGACaggtatatatacaaaatcaGTGAAATCGCTTGTGTCCTATCTGttgaataaaaagtaaattaattttctacaAGATAACGACTAAATGCCCTTGTAAGCCACTTGGGCAACTCATGGCCATGGTCCCAGTTTCAAGAAGTAAGTTCTGATGACTCAGGCTCTTTCGGGTCTTTTAGAGAATAATGGTGAAATGCAATCCCCTAGTGCGGATGTGATGTGGGACGCTCACTGGACTTGGACACAAAGCACAAAAGCTGGATCGAGGATTTCCACACGACCCCAAATAACCATACAACCACAACCAACGCAGACGAGTAAACACACGAACGAATGGCGCATTTATATCTATAGATACCTTAGGGGgttttatttacacaatttaataaatataattcatttaaaagtaaGGAAAATGTAACAAAAAGCAATTACGAGCATATATACAAGCTGATATTTACTGCacttaagaattaaatttgtaCATTAAAAAGAATCAATTTTTGGGAGTCCCAAAATCATAGAAATTGGTTCAGTATAGAGCCGCAAATAATGCGAGTCTTGGACTGGAAAAAAAACCCTGGAAGTTATTCTGATCAGTAGATTGGTTCTATTCTATAAGATATTTGAAATCGTGAATCCACGATATCAAGGAGTAGTTTTActgtatttatattataaaagggCTCTAAGAAGTATTTCACTAAATTAGTTTATAGAGatgtaagaaaaaaaaaaacataataattattttacatatttatattttaaaatgtaattctattaatattggaaaaaataaGGAAGCACTCCACCATATTCTCTTTTCTTTTACCAAAAGTAtgagaatataaaaaaatatttatttacaatgtgGTATTACATTTCGTTACCCTAAGCCTTTTTCGTTACTTCTGCTATTGTCTCAAGAACCAATCCTACTGATCAGAACCATTATCTAGTGTGTTTATTCTCCAGCACCAGCTCTAGTTTGTTCGGGGCTGCTCCAGTCCCAACCCGATTCGCTACTAGAGACGCGTCTGGTTGACAATCTTCCGAGGCGCCGCCTCATAGTAGTTGACCGGGCGGGAGAGGAGTTTGGTTGGCACATCCCTGCGCAGGCGCAGCGCCTGCTCGAACATCATAGACTTCTCTTTGACATTCGGCCCCAGGGGACCACTCACGTCGGGTTCGTCGTTGAGGAACCGGAACACGTCGTCCACCATCTGCTTGGAGGTCTCCACATCGATGGTGCCGGGACTTTCGGGTATGGTGTTAATTCGGGTGGCGGCACTGGCGGGTCGCGCTGCCATTGGGGCAACTGTGATCAGGGTGGTGGGGGGCGGTGGCAGGGACATGCGGGCCTGGAGGGTGGGGGCCTTGGGCGCCTCCCCCTTGAGGGACCTGGCTCTTTGCGGCTGCTTTACTGCCGCCATGGCCAAGGCATTCCGAGCAGCTGCCTCGGCCTTGAGTCGTTGCTCCTCCTTCAATCGcttctcctccagctccttttGCTCCCGCTCCTTCTGCTCCTTCTGCTCCTTCAGTTGCTGCAATCGCAGCACCTCCTCGGCTTCCTTGATCTTGGCCAACTTTTTTAGTTCGTCCTtcttcagctgctgctgctttcgcTTCTCCAGCAACTTCGCCTGGAAGTCCTTGCGCACCAGATAGCCACGACTCAAGGCCTGCAGCTTTATAGTTCGACACCTGACCATCGTGAATTTGGTGGTCAGCTGCTGGGCAGCTATACAGGCGCCCAAGCGATGGAATCCCTGCCGCATTACCAGGTACTTACGACGCTCCAGGCGACCCCGCCAATACCGCTGAACCGTGATGATGGCCTCGCGGTATCTCTTCAGGTAGCGTCGGAACAGAACCCTCCTGATGCCGCGCTGAATGGTCACAATGCTCTTGAGCATCAGTTGCGATCGCTTCAACTCCAGACTGGCATCATCCTCGTCCCGCAGGAAGAGCTTCGTTTTACCATACTGCCGATCGGAATCGGCGGGGAGGGCCACCTCGCAGATTTCACGCGCCACCCTGCGGCAGTCGCATTTCTCCAGAGGACCCACCGGTGGCACCAACAGGCGATACCTCTCCACGAAGGCCCGGTAGGCGTGGCGGATCGGGTAGCCCGCCCTTCGAATGCGAGCGGTTTCCATCATCCCTGAGTAGCGCAATTGCCGCACACACAGCTCCTTgtcaaaattctaaagggaAAGAGAGACAATAGGAAATTAGATTTTAGATtagacaataaaaaatatttcttaaaacaaaagGGCATTTATTTCTTAAGTTCATGGGGGATTTCGCCTTTAAAAACGTAGAAAGCGTTTTGGCTGCAAAAGCACGAAAATCGTGcaagatttttgttttctattctgaagaatatttttttttaattttaattttctattttttgattcctaatttatttataagcctaacttgatttatttaaacttaatttaatttaattaaattaaactcacCTTTGGCTCCTTAAACTCGTTTGGCTTGATGCATCGAATAAAATAGGGATGTGCCTGCGACAAAGTGCGCATCAGCATGTCCAGGGAGTTTCTGAATTTCACACACAAAGTGGGCTGCTTCTTGGCCGTATCCATGGGCATTTCTTGTGGGAATATATCCACCAGATACTTGTTCGCCGA
The genomic region above belongs to Drosophila takahashii strain IR98-3 E-12201 chromosome 2L, DtakHiC1v2, whole genome shotgun sequence and contains:
- the Myo28B1 gene encoding myosin-VIIa yields the protein MSEFVRQHGEYVWVKPQNTTSEFAVPFGARIVRTEKTQTLVCDDRNKQFWVPAGDVLKAMHITSQEDVEDMITLGDLQEYTILRNLQNRYAKQLIYTYTGSMLVAINPYQILPIYTNREIQLYRNKSLAELPPHIFAISDNAFQRLQRIKENQCVVISGESGAGKTESTKLILQYLAAISGKHSWIEQQIIEANPIMEAFGNAKTVRNDNSSRFGKYIEIRFTPEGTIQGARIQQYLLEKSRIVFQSRDERNYHIFYCMLAGLSAPERERLKLQEQSPSQYHYLAQGGCFTLPGKGDAKDFADIRAAMKVLSFKPEEVWSILSLLAAILHLGNLRFTATEVANLEAAEIDDTPNLQRVAQLLGIPVAPLNAALTQRTIFVHGEHVTTSLSKEAALEGRDAFVKSLYDGIFVRIVRRINETINKQVDQPMNSIGVLDIFGFENFDNNSFEQLCINYANENLQQFFVGHIFKMEQDEYQNEHINWQHIEFQDNQQILDLIGMKPMNLMSLIDEESKFPKGTDQTLLEKLHVQHGNRSIYVKGKTTQTSLFGIRHYAGVVMYNPLGFLEKNRDSFSGDLRTLVQRSANKYLVDIFPQEMPMDTAKKQPTLCVKFRNSLDMLMRTLSQAHPYFIRCIKPNEFKEPKNFDKELCVRQLRYSGMMETARIRRAGYPIRHAYRAFVERYRLLVPPVGPLEKCDCRRVAREICEVALPADSDRQYGKTKLFLRDEDDASLELKRSQLMLKSIVTIQRGIRRVLFRRYLKRYREAIITVQRYWRGRLERRKYLVMRQGFHRLGACIAAQQLTTKFTMVRCRTIKLQALSRGYLVRKDFQAKLLEKRKQQQLKKDELKKLAKIKEAEEVLRLQQLKEQKEQKEREQKELEEKRLKEEQRLKAEAAARNALAMAAVKQPQRARSLKGEAPKAPTLQARMSLPPPPTTLITVAPMAARPASAATRINTIPESPGTIDVETSKQMVDDVFRFLNDEPDAALRKLNNISSGDTIRLPKPVPNNIDTSDFSYLKYAATYFCGGATAQHERKPLKKSLLKHELPVDEMASKAIWLTILRFMGDLMDVASSPSFHSFDNENLMSDLSTLLHTSGSYKPRLFVRQTQRRQPKFVGQSQKEAEEFYQHWLQVPSSHLDKLHFIIGHGILKDSLRDEILAQICKQLYLNPSRGSYSRGWLLLSLCLSCFPPSSDFEPHLRSFMKQGTAQLQATPCLQRLERTLVNGPRCQPPSLFELQAIRGRQPLKLDIHLMDGHQRRLQVDAASTAREAVHQLCEGLGLTDTFGFGLVMSLNGKLMPLGAGREHVLDAISECEQRQLDAPWKLYLRKEMFATWYDPSVDPKATQLIYKQILNGLKCGEYRCRSEKDIAMVCALACFIEHGAGEILRLKPSEITAFVPRDLLAPGERAVENWSRLIAATYEKSSYVREEREDLLLEAQKRAKEDICLFAHLSWPMRHSRLFEVVRKEGPKLQTDELMLGINSTGLFLIDETEQVLASCSFGEVLKVHLEANDELHVMTFQHINFVLQCSSAQDANEVINYMLDNLRQRSGYGVALDQVTEGDQEDFLVLSPGDLIEFEAGVTGAQLLNGNAQDFYRGCVNGQWGQFAAGNVRVLATLTKPSEKLQEILREGRFDEPPKPTPRANHSRRRQHNISQLAETQFREPLDSDKASLSKFSPEPLKAPLLKAVVKVPPLFQQALVIHHHILKYMGDIARSNLPVNTDLIFQPALLHPLLCDELYCQLMKQLSDNPSVESEKRGWDLLYLATGLVAPSVLIMRELIILLRMRADALADACLKRLKRSLAQGQRKQAPHLIEVEGIQQRCLHIYHKIYFPDETVEAFEIESHTRGAELIGEIAHRLELKSPVGYSIFLKTGDRVYAMPEEDFVFDFITQLIFWLRQQKTVRSISEGHYQLHFMRKLWLNNLPGEDLNGDVIFSYPQELHKYLKGYYPIDCEQASQLAGLVYSADHEVSLQRLPEVLPRLIPEDLIPLQTVAEWRQQILPKLHRDHLTEDQAKLLFLQELSHFSCFGSTFFVVKQQNDDGLPETLLIAINSSGFHMLDPQTKEILRSYEYSQLGIWSSGKNHFHIRFGNMIGASKLLCSTTQGYKMDDLLASYMKYFNENE